CAAAgtggaaagcacagctgtgctgcttctgctgacTTACCTGATAGCACCACAACTTCTCCGTCTGAACAAGAGATCTCTACATGTCTGCTAGCAGTTTAATTACAGAGCAAGCATCTTTTACCTCTTGagggacagcagcactgaagacTTGGAACAGAAATGGATCGCGTGCTGACTCCTGCTCATAGCCAAGCAGTTGACCTGGCCTTGCCCCAGAACCACGCCTCTGATGGCACAACGGCAGCAGCAACTCACAGCCACAAAGCATGAGTCAAAGTGGGGTTTCCCTCCCATAACTAGATCAGTAACGGCAAAGATTTCACTGCTCTTTCCTTGGAGTTGGCCACACAGTTTCTTGTTCAAATGTTAAGGATGAGTCTCAAACAACGTCCTTCCTTCGAAAATATGGTGGCATACATTCCCAGTAATTTGTCAGCACTTACCTCACGGTGACATGggaatttccttttcttttattgaGAGGAACAGAATGACTTAATTTCCTGGCCCACTATGTAGAAAATCTGAGCAAATACTAACTTCCTGTTGTAGACTTGCATCTTATGATTGGACgtgtttcattttgaagacACAGAAAAGCAACAATGAGGTTTTAACTAACTGGAATTTACTGAAGTTGCATAGACTACAGTGTTTTGGTGGGACTCCATTGGCCAAATATCAAACAAGTTGAGAGGACCAATCCAAACAGGACATACTGACAGCTGAAACTGGCTTCAAGAAATGGTGCTATGTTTTacatagaagaaaaacatgagTGAAACAATGCCCCTCTAAGTTCCTGATCCTGGAAAGAACTGGATGACTGGTTTAGGCTCAAGGATATGTACATTAGCATATGGTTGCCTACACTCTCGGTGTGCAGTGCTATATGAAAAACTTGCACATGGTGTCTCTTCAACTCCCCTCATTAAGCATAAAGAGGGGAGGTAGAAGACAATAAGGGATAACTGAGTTTTCCAGCAACAGTGAGTATGGTGAAACatttttacagatatttttgttcactttgtggcataccatttggcttTAGAGCCCAAACCTCAAAGTTAAGCCCAAATCAACATCACTGTGACTTTTATGACCAATCTGAGTCCCttttgttgttggcttttttttgttgttgttcttttgttttttgtttctatcTCCATCTTTAAATGCACTGAGATGTCATTCTTGCATTACATTTCTCACTTCATTTAATACATCTGCTACACTACTTGttaagaggggaagaaaaaagctttgACTGTTGCCAGGCAGCACACATTCAATCAAGGCACTGAGCAGATTTTTTTATGCAAGACTACCGGGATGACTCAGGTCTGTGAGATGCTGCTGGGCCAGAATAGTTGAGAAGAGTTAGAGTATGAGAAGGCAAGACAGCACTGACCACAtaactgcagaaatgcagttgGAGTTAGAATGCTACAAAGCCAACACGCTTTTTGAGACATGAACAATCAACTCCTCATTTCCAACACTTACCCTCTGGTCTTTTGCAAGAATACAACAAGTTGTAACTGCTGTAAATAGTAAAACATATAGAAAAAGAGTTGTTCTAATCTCTATTAAACTTTAGTTCACTTTGCTCTaccaaatattaattttttgaTTGAAATGCAATTGTAGTGTGAGTCCAGATTTCTTCTCTCTCAGCTTCATGCTGCTGCATGTGGATGGATCTCCCCTGTGGATTTTGACTGTACAGCATAAACATCAGTAACAGAGTGGAAAGTGTAAAGGCAAATAACATCGATCAACAAGATATAAGTCTGAAACACTTCTTATTATGCAGGAgagtaaagcaaaataatggaaatgcaTACCATGGTTTAAGCTGTCAACATTTtcccaccagaaaaaaaaggcataagaaaagaaggaggaaaaaaaagaagaaaatgatggcAGATTCCTAGAACAACACACTATAAGCATGATGCCAAGTTACTACCACAGCACTTGGAGGTCCAAGCAATGACAAGCACACATGATCATGGCCTCCTTTAAATAAACCAAtaccaggaaaggaaaaaaaaatgataaaaaaaaatgaaaaaaaagcaatactaTTCATGAAGGTAGTCTTGGAGgaataataactaaaaaaaggagaaaagctgcaATAGccatgagattaaaaaaaaagtctatgtTTGCCAGCCACATTGCATAACTGAACAGAGTGCAGTCACCTGTCTGCTTCCGTTTAACACAGGAGAGATGAGTTGGTCTAGTATATTTGATAGCaggttttaaaatgattttcctGGAAGGAGAGTGGGCCTGAACTTCAGTTTTTTTAGCAAGTTCAGCTTTCTTATACACTGCTATGgacaagaaaacacaaaaacacataaTCAGGAAAAAACCAGCAAAGTTTCATACGACAATACATCAAGCGGCAGGCCCACTGCTCCACAACTGCAGCTCCAAGCACTGTTTCTACTGAGGTGATCAAACCTAAGTTGGAAGAGGGGAGCACTGATGCATTCATCTCAGATGTGCTTCCCTGAACTCTGTGGGGATTCCTACAGTGAAATGAGACTGGTGGAGCAGTGAGCCTTGCACATGGCTTTTCACATAACTGTACAATGTCTCATTAAATAGCACCACACATAATAGTGTTAAGATGCACATCAACTACAACAGAATAACCTAACAATACTGCACGatactacaaaaataaaattaaaaaaaataatatatatatatatagtaataGGGAGGGTTAAATgaaccttttttccttctcacttCATCTCTGGAGAGTGTGCTAGGTTCCTTTTTagctattttcctttctggagTAGAAATCCTGCCTCTCCCAGTTTTAAAaggtttctcttttttatgCTTATCGAGAGATGATCTTCGCAattctctctctgccttctccTCTTTAGGAACAGTCTCTAACTGTTCAGTCATGATGCTCCTATCATCATCTGTAGGATCAGAGCAAATTGTaacaacaaacagaagattAGTAACAAATGCTAGCAATACTGCAGTGGATGCAgggtaaaataataatttaagaCTGAGCAGACggattaataaaaaaaaagtaggcaaTTCTACCATTTTTTAAACATGCTGAAATTACTGCTATAGTTacaataattttgctttttgatcATTACGATTTGGAAGCAAAAATATTAAACACACAAGACAAAAAGGATAATGCACACCTTGAGTATCTGCCCAGAGACTGTCTGTGTCCATGATGGAGTCATCAACTGTTGTTTCATCTTTGTAATCATCACACGTCTCTGTTTTGTAGTCAGTGAGCAAGATTTCTTCTCTCTCAGGTGAAGCAGGAGCTTCTGGGGAGCCCTCCCTCGGCTCAGCTTGAATGTCAACCACTTCCTCAATCTCTAGCTCCTCTTCAGCCTGAGAGTCCACTGCTTCAATGTCTTCCTGCTGGGTAGCAGCAAAACGTACACTGTGAGAAGCAGATTCGCCCTCATCAACTGTTGTCTGCACCACTGTGATAAAGTCATCCTCTACTGTCACGACTGATTCAATAATGCCTTTCAGTTCAGGCAGTGCTTCTGGGCAAACCTTGGCTAGCAATTCTTCATCAGTAGGTTTCCCAAAGTCCATTTCTGGGGGTATTTCTGATATAAGATGTTGTTtatcctcttctttctcttcttgtccACCTTCTAACTTTTCTTCCTCGTGGTCTTCTCTTTTTGTGGCCTTAGCTGTCACTTCTGATGGCAGCAATGTTTGGACTTCTGTTGGTTTCACAACTGTATCGGGAATCTTTTCAGTTTCCTCTGGAGGCTGTGGGATGCTCTCCATCTGAATCTCAGCAGGCTCTTCCTGGGGAGGCTCAGCTTTTGGAAGGAGGAGCTCCGTGGAAGGTTCCTTTGCTGGTAACTGTGTAGACACCTCTTCCTCAGACACAGATGGTTTTGGAGCTTCTCCTTTGATATCCTCCTGTTTCAAGGGTTCTCCATTCAAACTTTCTTGGGTTTGATCATGTTCTCCACTAGATTCGTAAGATTCTTCTTTATCAACTGCCTCTTGATGTACCAGATCAGGCTTAGCTACTTTCTCcttaatttctgtttcagacAGTTTGGTGCTGTCCTTCACATAACTAGGCTCAGTCTTGGAAAGTAAATCTGCatcctttgcttctctggatAAGATGATCTGATCTTTCTGTTGAGTTTCTTTGGGTTCAGGCTCCGTTTTTTTAACAGGGGCTTTGTCCTTCCCAGAAGGGAGAGAAACAACCTCACTGATCCTACTGTCTAGCTGACTCTGATACTCTTGGTCAGCTCTCCTTGCAGCCACTTCCATATCATGCTTTATGGCATTGTAGTCTGGTTTTATTGGAGCTTCTATCTCAGCTATTTCAGGAACAACACTAAGAGTCTTCTCCTTCTCCATCAAGAAAGAAATAGCGTCTCTTTCTGCTGTTACCTGTGTAGCTAATATTCTGTCGTAGGTGGTATCATCGGGTACATGAACTTTATCAGACACGActtcctctttcatttctgtgattGCCTCAGGTCTTGTCTTCTCTGCCTCTGAATCTTTAATGGGATAACCCTCTTTTAAGTCAGCTTGATCTTCACTTTTTTCCAACACAGTATCgagcttctcttttttctcctgctcgAAGTCCCTCGCTAGCAAAGACTCACCAGTTGCATGCTGCGTTAAGTCTTTTTCACCGAGGAATTCTTCTTTGGAtttttcagctgctgccagcttcACTTCTATTAAAGACAGGTCAGGAGCTAGGCTGCGTCTCAATTTTTCATCTGTGCCTTCGTAAAAGGGACAGGTTTCACTTGTTAAATTCTCACTGTCCTGTACTGGAGAAGGGAGCGGGACTGTGTACTTATTGAAAACACAGTAGCCCAAGTCTTCTAGCTGACTTTCAGCTTTTAGAGTTACATGGTTTTCATCTGTCACAGATgtcagggcagtgctgctgtcttcCACCACGGCATCAGAAGGAACTGACTTCTTTTGTGCCACCTCAGCATCTGCACTCACCGATGCTACTCTGGACCTTGTCCCTGCTAAATCTAACATTTCAGGCAGGTCAGGAGCCAAGACGGCACCATTTTTGTAATAGTCTTTGGCTGGGAAAGGCGATTCAACCAAGGTCTCAGGCTGgactttttcttctgtcattgctttttcttcttcaatgtGCTCATCTTCTTCTCTGCTATCAATGGGGAAACAAGGGGCCCTCTCCATTGCTGGTGTGGTTGCTGGCAAGTAGTCATCGCCTTCATCCATACTCCCACTAGTGTTAGTTAGAATATCTGATGCGAGGGGGGAAAGATCATGTGCACGGCCAAAGCTGAATCCCAGAGCTATAGAATCCAGGCAGGACATGGGCAGGTTAATAGACATACTTCTCTGCTCAATTGCAGATCTGCCCCCAAGTCCCAGGCTCCTGCTCAGAGTTAGGTCatctttatttttgctgtggAGCTCTCGCTTATCCCCATAGACTTTGGGGTCAATAGTGAACATTCTTTCTGTTGGGGAACTTGGTTCTTCAGATTTGTCTGGTGTATAGCTCTTAGCCAGGGTACTGTACCCTATTTCATGACCAGGCATACCCTGCTGCTGATCCAATTCCATCTGTaattcttcctcctcttcctctttgtcTTCAGGTATCAGACGATCTGCCCGGTACGTCTCATATGCACTCTCTTTAGTGTCACTTAGCTCATAGTAATCACTGCCTTGTTTTAGAGCGTCTGTTTTGAAGGCTTCCTCTTTCAGTGCAGAGGTTTCAAAGTACTTTGACATTCCCGATCGAtccacttctgttttcatttcatgagTAGCTGAAACACTTTCCTTATCCtccttggtttcttttttaacatctttctcTTGAGAAGGTTCTGGAGTAAGAGTCTTATCAGTGGTTGAACTTGGTGCCTGAGGGCTCTTCTCTGTTATTTGAGATAACTGTGGAGTATCAGGGTGCTCAGTTGTTTTCTCAGGGATCGGTACATGGCTTAATTTGCCAGGGGATACCTCTGTGCTTGGCTGCATGTCCTTTTTCGTAGCTGTTGTTGCTTGGAGCCCACTTTggtccatttctttttctgccttgaAAAGATCAGACATTTTAATTTCACCATCCTTTGGGAAGTCTGCTTTGTCTTGGGCAAGTGTCTCAACTTCAGTCTTTGTGGTAAATTTAGCATCATCTAATATTCGAGCCTCCCCTTTATCATAGAAATCATACCTTTCTTCCTCATCAGTCTCATCCTTGGTCATGTCCTTTTCCTGCCCCCATGCAGGAATTTTCTGTGTGCTTGGTGTTTTCAGGCCATCTATAGTTACTGTTGAGACTTCTTGCAGAGTTAGGGTCATGCCTCTGTGGGTCTGCTCATCTTCAGCAAGTTCTTTGGCAAACAGTTGGTCAGCAGGTTCCGGTTTTGTTTTGGCACTGTCTTTGAGGGGAAGATCCTGGGGGATAGCAAGAGATGGGTCTGAAGGCAGTTCACTTTTGGCTGCTTCTGTCTTGGGTTCTGATGTGAACAGAGAACTTCCATCATGGCTGATGGCAAGATCTTGGACATCTTTAAGGTCATCTTTAAATGTCACAGACACAACTTGGTTGGATGATGAGGGCTTATCTGCagtcctttcttctgttttgctcCCTTTAGGCAATTCAGATGGCAAGTCCTTTTCTACTTGGGAAATAGGAAGCTTGGCAGAAGGTTCTGCAAAACTGGCTTCTAATTTCTTCTGTGAATCAGTTTCCAAGATCTGTTCTGATAGAGGTGAAggcattttttctttgtctttgctCTGTGAATCCTTTTTATCTGTAGCCTCTGCTTTTGCTGGCTGTGGAACTAAGGCATCATGTTTAGGTTGCTCAGTCTTACTGTCTTTTCCAGATTCCTGTTGCTTTGTGTCTAATGGATCTGTTGTGAAAGGGCACGTGCCCTCCTGGACATGGAATTCCATCTTCGTGGCTGCAATTAAATCTGAAGTagtttgtttgggttttataataaaattattcaaaGCACTTACAGGCAGGCAGTCATGTGGTGTATAGAACATCTTGGTATGAATGATGGAGAGGGAAAAATATGCGAACATGCAGCAAGGCTATCCACACAGAAATCTGCTTTAAAGCATTAAATCCTAGTTTCCTTTCAATATATGATGTTTTGTAGTGAAAATGTGACTTGCACACAAGTAAATATGTGACAACTGAAATGAGATCATTTCATGTGACGACTTCATCTTCACTGTTTgtatacaaaaaacaaaaccagaaataatcCTCACTTCATTGGTAATTTTTGCTGTACTCTGAGGCTTACGTTAGTTTGCTTTTCTAAGTTTCGTAAGATTAAGTCCAATGAACAGTATCATTGTGTGCTGCTTACATTTAAACAAACAGATTTatacatttctgtatttattttaccaTTTTCATCTACATGTGTCCTAAACTAAAGCAGTAATACATACAGGAGGCGTGTCGGAAGAAGCTACTGTTTCAGCTGCATCAGCTTTCGACATTTATCCctcagcaaatgaaaaaatctCACTGCTGCCATGAAAGTGGCCTGTGTAAATCAGCAGCAGGGCTATTAATAGTGCCAGATCTCAGAGGTCTCCAACGTGGCCAGTCATCTTCAGCTGTAACTGAATACCAGCCATGTTTCAATGATTGTAGCACAGCACTAATTAAGttaatttaaaactgaaaatactaCACTTAAAACATGCCACCCTATTTGTATGGAATACTACCtagttatttttatatatactcTATTAATCATTAATATCATGGTTTTTTTATATCCTTCGGAAAATGATGATTCCCATCatatgggaaaaagaaatactgcagaataCTTTCTGCATTActctgtaaataaatatttgcaagtTGTTCTTTCTAAAACTTATTACAACAAGCATTGGGCCAAATCTAAATCTCCTTACATCTGATTTAAAGTCCATGGAGCCATTTTCTGACTCAGATGAATATGAATTTGTCAGAATAACTACAATCAAACTACTGGTCattctttaaatatttgcatacaGTTAAAAAAGGCTATTGCCATTCTATATTTTGCAGGTAGAAAGAAACCAGAATTCTACATCTACAGTACTTTTTAATCCTTTGTGTTTTTACATTTCATGACTTGCAGACCCTATGAAGCATAAAAACAAAGCCACTGAGCAGATGTCATCCTTCTTTCACAGAAATGAATTAACTAGATACTGATTTTTCTTGCGTATCCTATCGTGCCTTTTACTCTAGCACCAATGAACAACACCATTGGCATCTAAAGATATTCTGACTGCCAAgggaatttaattttctttaggTGGGTCTGATGGAAAGTCAGCTTCCCAGATGCAGCCCTTCTTCACCAGGTACTGAATGGGTATGTCACTACTCCATGCAATGTGTCTTTACACCCTGTTATGCTGACCGATGAGAAATGCCATTAAAAGGACAATCTTGAAGCCCAGTTCTCATGTAATGAAAGACAATTGCTCGGAGTAAATACTTTGTCACAGTAAGCAGATCAGAACTTGATGCTGTACACCCCATCCTAAACTTCATGAAGAAGGTAAATATCCCAGTGCAGTTGATGGGGCTTTGTCTGAGCAGGGCACTCCGGCCAGGTTAAACCTTTGTAATAAGGTCAGACAcgcaaaaaaaatcagagttttGCAATGATCAAGGGAGAAGGGGTGGGCTGCAATGAATGGCAAGGATATGACATAAGAAGCAACAGCTTTAGGGAAGCTAAACCAGAATGCATagaagcacacacacaaaaatatacTGCACgctgcaaatgaaaacatttctacaATTCAAGCCTCTTTATGTCATAGTTAAATTCATTAAATCtactttttgaaagaaaagcagatgaatctctgcaccaaaaagaaaaaaatatacaaacatTAGCAATGTGACTGGCAAACATGTCTgagatggggggaaaaaggcTTGCACAGAGGAATCAGCTTAGCTGCAAAGCACTTGTATCATGGCAAAGTANNNNNNNNNNNNNNNNNNNNNNNNNNNNNNNNNNNNNNNNNNNNNNNNNNNNNNNNNNNNNNNNNNNNNNNNNNNNNNNNNNNNNNNNNNNNNNNNNNNNaaaaaaaaaaataggaatcaGCTGCAGTGGTAGGAAACCATGTTGTCATACAGCACCTATGCAATCATAGTATCTGCTACACACTCTTCAAGCATAATAACAAGAGCAGTCATACTAATAAATGGAAAGAACGGGAAATGAAGCAGCCTTGAAAAGCACCGGAGAAAGCTGGAAGATTCACTGGCAGCAAACACATGCAATCCTATGGAGGACACACCTTCCGCAGCCAAGGAAGGGGATGTGTCTTTCGGAGGCATTTCCTCCACAACTGTTAGGCTCTCCCTGCTGGATGCCACACTTGGTATTTTGTCTTCGCGACACACTGTGGCCTCCAAACCAAAATCCGGCCGACCCTCACCGAGGCCCTTGGCCTGCTCTGAAGGCTCAGGGGGCCCATGCTCTTTCCCCAGTCGCGTCCCAGGAAGAGCAGCAGGTTTCACTTCCACAGCCATCGGACTCTCTACTGGTTCTTCTTCTTGGAGATGGAAAAAGGAGGCGACATCAACACCAACAGTAAACACCAAGCACAAAGCTCAACAGGACTGGTTTTCTTAACACTTTCAGCTCTGAACATTTCAGATTTCTGTGTCAAAGGTTTGCTAGAATCCAGCCCATTTTAATTGCAATAGAATTgatttttcccaaagaaaaaataccaaacaaaccccaaaacaCCCTGTCTCCCCCAAAGAAGCATGTTTATGCTTGAAGATGAGAGCTGAAAGTGCTTTATAGGTACACCTCTCCCAGAGATGACTGTGGGTCAAATACTCATTGGAAATGGAGATGATACTGAATGATGGATGGCTCTGACAACAGCAGTGCACTTCTGATAGATGTGCTGTTTAACCCAGTACAAGACATTGAATTGAGGTGGGGCAAGGTATGAGTTGTTAATTTATTTCCTCTTGCTGTTACTGTCTGCTAAATGACAGCAAGTCCGCCAATTACATGGGTCCTGGTTTTGGAAAGCATTCAACCACTTGAACAGCCTTGCACATAGCTGGTAACTAATGATTTCACCAGAGTCCAGCCAAGATTCTTACACTGAGTGGTTTATAAACTGCTTCTTCCTTAGGCTGCCTGAGATCTGAACCCTGTATGTTAAAATCACAGGTGTAACACAAGGACTATTcgtttgcttttctgtctccCTCACTAGCCCCTAGGCTCCTCTCCTCATCACCAGTTAAGCCAAAGAAACCAATGAACACCACGCAACTATATGTTCCTCTGAAGTTCTGAAATACATTACTTTGCCTACAGGTTGCTAGAATCAGTAGACTAGTACCAAGAATGGTCTTTATTCTACTCTTGCCATGGAAGAAAGTCTCCATTCTGTCTTGCCACTGCTGTTCAGACAGAATATTATTTTGCTCTGCTATTATCTCTTCCAATAGAAAATTAGGATTCAGTGTGAATCCTTTGATTCAGCAAAATTTGTAAGCAGCTGACCACCAGCCAAACTCAAATACACCTGATAACCTCTCTGGGTTTTAAGTACGGTCCCATGTTTAAGGACTTTGCTGAATcagactgagaagaaaatggttttgaatCTGAATCTCCTGGCATTAAAATTAAACCTCTTTACAAGAGCGTGATTTTTCTCCTGAGACTGACCCAGTTAAAGCTAGGCAATCAACCAGCCACCTTAGTTATGgtctttaaaaagtaatttaaggAACACAAATACTATTTCAGGTTGAGAAAATACCACTATGTAAAGTATAACATTAGTAATAACACGTAAAAATGTAGTTAGGGAAAGATACTGTATCTTAAGTGAACAGAAGCCAGAAGATTCAGAATTGGAACTGGACCAATGCCTGAGGGATATTCACATATGGACAGATTGTAAAAGAAGCCTAGCAGAACAGCAAGTGTCCAGACAATAGAGGCCCTTACTCAAATAAATTGCTgtactgctcttttttttccaattttatgtagttgtgtgtgtgcatttcttttaatttaagaagTTATTCTACCCCATTTTTATGGCAATTACTTCACTCAATGCCATGTGGTTAAAACTAATTACTCAATAAGTCTTTTCTTAATTAGGTAAAAGTAGTACATACCTAGCACTGAAACACATACAGGTTAGGCTTCTGGTGCAAAGCACTGCCTTGGTTCCCCTTAAAGTGGCAAAGTCCCCAGAGAACAAATCGTATCGTCTATATTAGACCCCTGTTTTACTGAGTCAGTACACATAGGGGCAAACAGCTCAGAAATGGCTAAAATCTGGGGAGAAAAATCCCATCCTCACTGCTAACACAAGGAAAATACTGTGGCTCTCTCAGTATTACTAGAACTCATCATACAGAATTTTTGAGAATGTGGATAAAAGAACCACTGAAAAAGAACTTGCATGAAGTAAATAGACTTCATTGCAGCAGCTGGAAAAGATCTGGCAATAGCTGCAAATGAAAAGGTTTTCAAGAATGGATAAGCACATGTACACACAGAGGCAAACAACTTGATACATAAACAATGCTAACGATATCAAAAGTTTGCATCAGCAAACTATTTCACTAGATGTGGATGTGTATGACTGGCAATTATGCTGCTTATGAACTAAAAAGCAGGAATGTTTTAAGAACAGACGCAGAAACCCAATTACAGTAAAGCTACTCCTCCTGTGATTTTCTGACTCTCCCAGCTTCAGGCAGATATTCTGACACTAACAATCTGCAGTTATTTGCATTGCTCTCATTCTCGTGCTGCTGCACTACTGGGCTACATTATCCTGTTAACTGTGGACGAGTCTCCTTTTCTTGATATGCCCCACATTTCAGTCACAGACCTCCGCCTTCCTCAGACACACATCCCcagagaattcagaactgcttttaACTTCACCTTTTGTGTCCCAAGATTAAGTTAATCAAATACTGCCTGATGAAACATGATCCAGTTTGCTTTGGATAAGAAGTCACAATTCTCATTAGACACTGAAATAGATTCTTCCCTTGACtcctaagaaaaaataatacatttgatTTTATGTAAACTCCACAGATAAAATAATACTTACTGATGGACTTAGGCTGCAGAAGGAGGGGGTACAGGAACAAAGAAATAGTAAATTTTTTAATATGTCTGCCTTGTTTGCAGCCAGCTGACAGTGTTAACTGGGTGCATCCACAGAACAACCAGAGATCAAACATGACCCAGTACTGCCTGAAGACACCAGTAtgtactggagaaaaaaaaactgatttccTTCGTCTAGTGAAGAACTATACATCCTCCACTGCTAACTCTAGTACAGACATGAGTTTAACTCAGCTGACTTACCTTCAGTAACAACCTTCTAATCTACTCTGCACACTGTTCCCGGCAGTGATTCGCTGTCACAAAGTACAAATTAGTGTCTGCTTCTTTTAACTAGCTGCTCTTTTTGCATCTGCTATCAACTTGGCCAGTAGTCCTACAGCCCTGATTTAAGCAAGGAGCACGGTTTCACTGACACCAAAATTGCATTCAATGTTCACAGCGTAGCTTCACTTTGAGAACGAAAGACTTCGGAGGAGTCTCAGACATTTTCCTTCCCCAGAAAGCAGCAATCCCAGGCACATATATAATGGAATGGATGGCAGGTGGGTAGAGGGGAAGAGGAACAAAATGGGACCATGCTCAGTTCACCTTCATCATAGCCCAACAAGACCTCTGTGCTCTTCACTGTGGCACTGGGATGTGTACTAGAGCCAGTCCACTCGGAGCTGAACAAAGGGTGTTCATAGTACTCCTCATCCGAATTGTAGGGCTCATCATCGGGTACAGACACTGAGATGGAGGGGGCCAGGCCTTTACGCCActccctgctggcagcaggcccGCAGCCTGGGCACAGGGGTAGCGGTCCCACCTTATCCTCCGCCCCTGCATCTACAAATAGACACACAGACAAAAACtgcaggacagacagacagacagaaacaCGGCAAGACAGGATGGATGCATGCACTAGCAATACTAGCCACTGTTGTCATACCGCAGAGTGGATGAAATCAGCTAAGATGCAAATTAATGCAGGATGGAGGGATGGGGCAGCTGTGTGTTTTAACACGTGCCATGAATGTGGCACTTCCTGCAAGGTCTGGGAGCCAACAACTGGAGTACATGTATTTCCAGACTGCACTCATTTATTTAGAGGAATATACATTGTACACAGACCACATCTCACAACTTGCACTGGCTGTTCTAAGAACTTTTAGACTATCCCAACATTTGCATTCTTTTGTATTCC
Above is a genomic segment from Meleagris gallopavo isolate NT-WF06-2002-E0010 breed Aviagen turkey brand Nicholas breeding stock chromosome 7, Turkey_5.1, whole genome shotgun sequence containing:
- the MAP2 gene encoding microtubule-associated protein 2 isoform X9; this translates as MAEDRKDEAKAPHWTSGQLTEAASHPHSPEIKEQSSAGAGLVRSANGFPYQESEEPGLGSREQPGSYARSKENGINGELSAGDRETAEEVSARIVQVVTAEAVAVLKGEQEKEAQHKDQPGPLPIAVEESANLPPSPPPSPASEQTGALEEEEEPVESPMAVEVKPAALPGTRLGKEHGPPEPSEQAKGLGEGRPDFGLEATVCREDKIPSVASSRESLTVVEEMPPKDTSPSLAAEATKMEFHVQEGTCPFTTDPLDTKQQESGKDSKTEQPKHDALVPQPAKAEATDKKDSQSKDKEKMPSPLSEQILETDSQKKLEASFAEPSAKLPISQVEKDLPSELPKGSKTEERTADKPSSSNQVVSVTFKDDLKDVQDLAISHDGSSLFTSEPKTEAAKSELPSDPSLAIPQDLPLKDSAKTKPEPADQLFAKELAEDEQTHRGMTLTLQEVSTVTIDGLKTPSTQKIPAWGQEKDMTKDETDEEERYDFYDKGEARILDDAKFTTKTEVETLAQDKADFPKDGEIKMSDLFKAEKEMDQSGLQATTATKKDMQPSTEVSPGKLSHVPIPEKTTEHPDTPQLSQITEKSPQAPSSTTDKTLTPEPSQEKDVKKETKEDKESVSATHEMKTEVDRSGMSKYFETSALKEEAFKTDALKQGSDYYELSDTKESAYETYRADRLIPEDKEEEEEELQMELDQQQGMPGHEIGYSTLAKSYTPDKSEEPSSPTERMFTIDPKVYGDKRELHSKNKDDLTLSRSLGLGGRSAIEQRSMSINLPMSCLDSIALGFSFGRAHDLSPLASDILTNTSGSMDEGDDYLPATTPAMERAPCFPIDSREEDEHIEEEKAMTEEKVQPETLVESPFPAKDYYKNGAVLAPDLPEMLDLAGTRSRVASVSADAEVAQKKSVPSDAVVEDSSTALTSVTDENHVTLKAESQLEDLGYCVFNKYTVPLPSPVQDSENLTSETCPFYEGTDEKLRRSLAPDLSLIEVKLAAAEKSKEEFLGEKDLTQHATGESLLARDFEQEKKEKLDTVLEKSEDQADLKEGYPIKDSEAEKTRPEAITEMKEEVVSDKVHVPDDTTYDRILATQVTAERDAISFLMEKEKTLSVVPEIAEIEAPIKPDYNAIKHDMEVAARRADQEYQSQLDSRISEVVSLPSGKDKAPVKKTEPEPKETQQKDQIILSREAKDADLLSKTEPSYVKDSTKLSETEIKEKVAKPDLVHQEAVDKEESYESSGEHDQTQESLNGEPLKQEDIKGEAPKPSVSEEEVSTQLPAKEPSTELLLPKAEPPQEEPAEIQMESIPQPPEETEKIPDTVVKPTEVQTLLPSEVTAKATKREDHEEEKLEGGQEEKEEDKQHLISEIPPEMDFGKPTDEELLAKVCPEALPELKGIIESVVTVEDDFITVVQTTVDEGESASHSVRFAATQQEDIEAVDSQAEEELEIEEVVDIQAEPREGSPEAPASPEREEILLTDYKTETCDDYKDETTVDDSIMDTDSLWADTQDDDRSIMTEQLETVPKEEKAERELRRSSLDKHKKEKPFKTGRGRISTPERKIAKKEPSTLSRDEVRRKKAVYKKAELAKKTEVQAHSPSRKIILKPAIKYTRPTHLSCVKRKQTAAVGETNQAPGVFKQAKEKLSDGVSKSPEKRSSLPRPSSILPPRRAVSGDRDREENSLSLTTSLSSSVRRTTRSEPIRSRTGKSGTSTPTTPGSTAITPGTPPSYSSRTPGTPGTPSYSRTPHTPGTPKSAILVPTEKKVAIIRTPPKSPATPKQLRVINQPLPDLKNVRSKIGSTDNIKYQPKGGQVQIVTKKIDLSHVTSKCGSLKNIHHKPGGGRVKIESVKLDFKEKAQAKVGSLENAHHVPGGGNVKIDSQKLNFREHAKARVDHGAEIITQSPGRSSVASPRRLSNVSSSGSINLLESPQLATLAEDVTAALAKQGL